The Apostichopus japonicus isolate 1M-3 chromosome 12, ASM3797524v1, whole genome shotgun sequence sequence TAAACAATTACCGTTAAGACAATCATATAGAGTAACAACAAAGGAAATATCCAAGGTTATAAGGCAATTATCAGTGGTGTGACTTTTGTAAAATAAGAAAGCTTTGATGAAACGTATAAATTCAGTTTGAGTTTGAGTGCATATTTGTAAGAAAAATCAAGCTGTCGGCATATTCATTCCACATGAATACGTATAGTTAATCTCATTCCAATATGGACGTTCACGAATATCGGCGTGAAGGAAGTTATAACTATTGTTTCAATCAGTTTATTCAATGTGGACATAGTTCAACTTTGTTTCGTCTTATAAAGAGTTTAAGCTGTGATGTATTTCATCTAGTGCTTAATATGTTGATCTATATGTGACTTTCAAGtccagttttttttaaatcgaaGTAGCATGACTAGTTGTTACTTTAAGCGGAATGTTTCACAGAAACATGTCTTCACAGGTCTGATAGTATTTTTGTTGACAACGCTCGCCATTACAGTCTTCGTATTTGACAGTGAAATCAAGACTACATTTCAAATAAAGACAACTGTAAAAGTGGTAGCCAATCAACAAACAATGCCTTTACATATTGCCGAAGAGAAGATTGCCTTAACAGACGCTTTTAGGAGAGAGATGGAATGGGCTGTTAAACCAGGTAAATTAATATGCTATTATGTCCCTACTTGCTAAAGTTCGGTTCTTAGAAAATAAGGTATCTAGGTAACCTGAATGCTTTGTTTGGGCTTATTAtgaatttgatatgttttaagaTCAAGTTGGTACCATACGTTTGTATCAATGGGGCAGCTTAGAAATGTTATAGGCTAATTTTTGAAGTTTAGGCTTAAATGGGAAGTAATCACggtatatatttcatttctggaAACAAtctaaatatgaatgtaagcaAATTTATATAAGTATTATGCAACTTGACAAACTAAACGTAAACATAATTATGTATAAGCCCAATGAATACATTTCATATATGTGCAATGTGTAGTAAGATTACCaacatttgaagaagaaaaaatgccaGGTTGGGTAAAACCCGTAAAGCAAGAGTATTATAAACATTACGACatgttttgttaatattttaattctAGTTTACTAgactattcttcgtttatctgtaatttatattaatctgttttttttattcacttTATGATCAGGACTTCTCTTGGTATGATTATACGAGGTATGAGGCAATGGCGAGGAATAGTAGGGTATTGGATGAGCAAACCGTCTCCAAAATACAGATAGACGAGGAGTAGTCTAGTAACATTAATAGATAAGGGGTGTAGTACATACAGCATGAAGATTGCTCCATTAAATTTGTCATCGCTTATTCATGTTAAACACGAGTTTTTTAATTCACGGAAACTTATATTGATTGCAActtttgtctttaatatttaacAGAGTACGATTTTATCAAAGAAGCAAACGCCTTGGGGAAGATTAGGCACGGAGAGGTGAGGGATCAacaataatgaatatatatatatatatatatatatatatatacacacacacaaacacacacacacacatatatatatatatatatatatgtatatatatatgtatataaatatatatatatatatatataatatatatatatattatatatatatatatatatatatatatatcattggtgTACGTCAACATTGTTTACTCACTTTAGCCGGTGTGTCTAAAATTTAATTTGTCTTCAATAATCTAGATTTACCTTTTTTAATCTATCTAGATTTCCATCGAAAGTCACGGAGAATTGTCGTTATCTCATTTGCAGTGCATTGAAGTGAATCTGTactgatatttgttttctgCATAGTAGCTTATATACTCATACTCGTGACACTAGCATAGAGTACCGGTACTAGTACAAGATAAACCACCTATACTCGCCTTCAGCAGCCTACATCAAGGTGTGTTTGTGCTGTAAAGTTTGCActggaagaaataaaaaactgCATTGTACTCGTTCTCGTATACTCATACGGTCATACCTTGTGAAGGGCTATAACGCAATCCAACTCATGCTGTGGAACTCCAACTGCACGTGTTTGCAACACATGTAGCTTTGAAGAACAACCGTTGTAGGCTGTCCATCAACATAATGTATATTTTACATTCCATACAGAATTATATTGTCATCTACAACAACGTTCCTAAGTGCGGGAGTCGAAGCCTTGTGAATGCGTTTAAGGGGGTTCCGTCCAATACAAGCATCAAAAGAATTGACGTAGGTTTCAACGATGATATACTCTGTTACCATAATAACAGGTCACATCATTATTCATATTCAATGCTATTCCATTGACAAATCAATATTATGAGCAGTACCTATGGCGATGATAAGTATTTTTACCACGTGATGATTTAACTTACTAAGACTCAGTAGCCAAAGATCCGATTTTAATGGACTTAAATCCGGATTTCGTGGTTAATACCATGTTTAGTCAAAAAGTATGATTCCGCGTGTTGGTCGAATTTTAGTGGGTCACCGGTAAACAGAAGATTGTTCTCAATAATCAACATGTTATTTCATGTCAACATGTTatttcgagtcactcccagattaatgtatgtcgtccagttacagagttggtgacaattaacaattcataatcatagacgtaaaatatgaatgtaagagactgacttctgtcagcttgcggctttgataagccaatgaggcttcttcgcgagttcctgcttgcaggaggatctaatatacatacatacagttttCTCCACAAAACGGTTCTTTTCCAAATCTTGCTTTACCATGACTGTATAATAGAGATGGatgatacatacatgtgtgCCGTATAAACTTGTAATAATCGAATAATTCCTCACGTGTTATAACCAAGTGACACTATAGTAACTCAAACTACTATTCCTGTCAAAATAACTAATACAGTATTGAACACTTTTTCTTAAGCCTTTTATCAGCAATGAATTTACTGAATATGTTTTCTCATTATTTTAGAAACGAATTCGTTGGGAACCAGGCCTCTACCAGGAGCTTCAAGTACTAAAACCGCCTATGATAGTAGCCAGTCATATGCCATTCGTACAACTTAACAGGTAAGTACAGCAAATACTATATTTACCAAAACAGAGAATCAAAATCATCTCAAATGACCTGTACAATTTCATGAAACTGAAAAGGGTTACAAAAAGATTGTATGCCATGAAACGTATTAAGGATAATACGTTGCTTTAGAACATGGGtgccctaactggggtgcattaATCCCCATGGGGTGCGTGCGTCCATCCCTTGGGGtttgtgagacgtttctgacattcaaaactagagtactttttgttgaactaaaatctgatatatcatataatttagtaatgtacaaaaatcCACAAACTCTTTTCGTGTTCCATACGCATACTTTGCCATAGTACTaacgtaccgtgcatgtgataattGACcatttacgaagcactgttatgcgtattatagtataataatgactcagatcgtgtctcgcatagttgggggttcgtggacaactccgACATCCACAGGtggtttgtgggggggggggggtaaaaataGGGAAACCCAGCTTTAGAAAGACCTCAATATGACAGTGTaatgtatttgtaaatattactCACAACGTTCACAATATCAAAACGTTCAATCTTCTTTCTTTTCGTAAAAGTTTTGGTATAATGTCTTTTATAATTTTGTTGGCTAAGTGTGCTGCATGAATAGGCTTTAGTtttaagtttattattattattattatggtatGTTCTTAAAACCAGTGCTGAACATATAAtgtaaaatttataattttaatgATCAAGTGTGACCTCTGGAGCTATACCAGGGGACAgcagaaatattttgtaaacaataCTCTACCAGTCTCCTGTCTTTCTTGTTGGAATTTAATGGATGTCATGATTATCTATATTCAATCAGAACAGATGTGCTTTACATTAACGTGGTACGAGATCCTGTAGCAAGATACGTTTCTGCTTATTACTTCGCAGCCAATGGGGATAACGGCGGAACAATGCCAAAGCGTAAACGTGAAATGGTGAGAAAGTAACCCTTTTTTACATAAACAGGTGCAGTAATCGTTCAGTTATTGTAGTGGTTCAAATTAGAGATATGCTTAATGGTTGTAACTGGTGAGAAACTGTTTTGAGAAGCTTTCATGACAAATTagtaagcatatatatatatatatatatatatatatatatatatatatatatatatatatatatatatatatatatatatatatatatatatatatatatcatgaacaacttccaaactatatatatatatatgtatatatatatatatatatatatatatatatatataatggttcTGTCATTAAGTATAATATATCAGTTCATAAAGTGTGTAGTATagaaacatacatatatacaagcTATAAACTATGTAATATACAAACACATCCAAAATAGCAATTATTCTCGACAGATATTTTGCCATCTTGTTTTAGACAGTTTAGGACTGTCAAATCGTTCggttcattttttttgtttttttgtaagttGTTTGCAATGTCATATCTTTATCTGTTTTGTCTTTTATAAGAAGAATATTACAATAGACGAAGCTGttaaacaaagaacaaaatggAAAGGAACGACCAAGTTGAGCAGCTTCTTCACTGAACGAACGAACGACACGTAGGTATATCGATGTATTATGCACAATAACACATCGCATATATAATTTGTACTGTCGATGCAACATAGAATATAT is a genomic window containing:
- the LOC139977367 gene encoding uronyl 2-sulfotransferase homolog pip-like is translated as MTSCYFKRNVSQKHVFTGLIVFLLTTLAITVFVFDSEIKTTFQIKTTVKVVANQQTMPLHIAEEKIALTDAFRREMEWAVKPEYDFIKEANALGKIRHGENYIVIYNNVPKCGSRSLVNAFKGVPSNTSIKRIDKRIRWEPGLYQELQVLKPPMIVASHMPFVQLNRTDVLYINVVRDPVARYVSAYYFAANGDNGGTMPKRKREMKNITIDEAVKQRTKWKGTTKLSSFFTERTNDT